The stretch of DNA ccaagaatgggtcctttctagagaaagagtttctctcgaaagaagtaagtgggaggaaagtagagcttgatgaagtattacctcatgaaccggtaaatggcgcaactcaagaaaatgttcctgaggtgcctgcaccgactagagaggaagttaatgataatgatcaagatacttctgatcaagctcttgctgaaattcgaaggtccacaaggacacgttccgcaccagagtggtacggcaaccctgtcttggaaatcatgttgttgaacaacggtgaaccttcgaactatgaagaagcgatggcgggcccggattccgacaaatggctagaagccatgaaatccgagataggatccatgtatgaaaacgaagtatggactttgactgacttgcccgttgaacggcgagccatagagaataaatgggtctttaagaagaagatagacgcggatggtaatgtgaccatctataaagctcgacttgtcgctaagggttatcgacaagttcaaggggttgactacgatgagactttctcaccggtagcgaagctgaagtccgtccgaatcatgttagcaattgccgctttctacgattatgaaatatggcaaatggatgtcaaaacggcattccttaatggtttccttaaggaagaattgtatatgatgcagccggaaggttttgtcgatcctaagaatgctgacaaggtgtgcaagctccaacgctcgatttatgggctggtgcaagcatctcggagttggaacattcgctttgatgagatgatcaaagcgtttgggtttacgcagacttatggagaagcctgcgtttacaagaaagtgagtgggagctctgtagcatttctcatattatatgtagatgacatacttttgatgggaaatgatatagaactcttggacagcgtcaaggcctacttgaataagagtttttcaatgaaggaccttggagaagctgcttatatattaggcatcaaaatctatagagatagatcaagacgcctcataggtctttcacaaagcacataccttgataagatattgaagaagttcaatatggatcagtctaagaaggggttcttgcctgtgttgcaaggtatgaaattgagctcagctcaatgtccgaccacggcagaagatatagaagagatgaacgtcatcccctatgcctcagccataggttctattatgtatgccatgctgtgtaccagacctgatgtaaaccttgccgtaagtttggtaggaaggtaccaaagtaatcccggcaaggaacactggacagcggtcaagaatatcctgaagtacctgaaaaggactaaggaaatgtttctcgtttatggaggtgacgaagagctcgtcgtaaagggttacgtcgacgctagcttcgacacagatctggatgactctaagtcacaaaccggatacgtgtatattttgaatggtggggcagtaagctggtgcagttgcaagcaaagcgtcgtggcgggatctacatgtgaagcggagtacatggcagccttggaggcagcacatgaagcaatatgggtgaaggtgttcatcaccgacctaggagtcatacccaatgcgtcggggccgatcaagctcttctgtgacaacactggagctattgctcttgccaaggagcccaggtttcacaagaagacaaggcacatcaagcgtcgcttcaactccattcgtgaaaatgttcaagatggagacatagagatttgtaaagtacatacggacctgaatgtagcggatccgttgactaaacctctccctagagcaaaacatgatcaacaccagaaaattccatgggtgttcgattcatcacaatgtaactagattattgactctagtgcaagtgggagacctgttggaaatatgccctagaggcaataataaaagcattattattatatttccttgttcatgataattgtctttattcatgctataattgtgttatccggaaatcgtaatacatgtgtgaataaccaccaacatgtccctagtaagcctctagttgactagctcgttgatcaacagatagtcatggtttcctgactatggacattggattcattgataacgagatcacatcattaggagaatgatgtgatggacaagacccaatcctaaacatagcacaaagatcgtatagttcgtttgctagagttttccaatgtcaagtatcttttccttagaccatgagatcgtgtaactcccggataccgtaggagtgctttgggtataccaaacgtcacaagtaactgggtggtgactataaaggtagactacgggtatctccaaaagtgtctgttgggttgacatggatcaagactgggatttgtcactccgtatgacggagaggtatcactaggcccactcagtaatgcatcatcataatgagctcaaggtgaccaagtgtctggtcacgggatcatgcattacggtacgagtaaactgacttgccggtaatgagattgaacgaggtattgggataccgacgatcgaatctcgggcaagtaacatatcgattgacaaagggaattgcatacggggttgattgaatccttgacatcgtggttcatccgatgagatcatcgtggagcatgtgggagccaacatgggtatccagatcccgctgttggttattgaccggagagtcgtctcggtcatgtctgcttgtctcccgaacccgtagggtctacacacttaaggttcggtgacgctagggttgtgaagataagtatatgcagtaacccgaatattgttcggagtcccggatgagatcccggacgtcacgaggagttccggaatggtccggaggtaaagaattatatataggaagtgctgtttcggccatcgggacaagtttcggagtcaccggtattgtaccgggaccaccggaagggtcccgggggtccaccgggtggggccacctatcccggggggccccatgggctgaagtaggagggaacccagcccatagtgggctggggcgccaccccccaagggcccatgcggctagggttgaggggaaaccctagaaggggcggccccttgcttggggggcaagccccccaccctaggccgccgaCCCCCCTAGTAGATggcatctactagggccggcgccccccctggcacccctatatatagtgagggagaggaggTACTTCATACCTCatccttggcgcctccctctctccccgttacgtctctctctcgtagtataggcgaagccctgctactgtgacgccctgcatccaccaccacgccgtcgtgctgctggatcttcgtcaacctctccttcctccttgctggatcaagaaggaggagacgtctcccatcccgtacgtgtgttgaacgcggaggtgccgtccgttcggcgcttggtcatcggtgatttggatcacgtcatgtacgactacatcatcaccgttctttgaacgcttccgcacgcgatctacaaaggtatgtagatgcatccgatggctcgttgctagttgaactcctagatggatcttggtgaaacgagtaggaaaatttttgttttctgcaacgttccccaacaagtttgagatcatagcaatcgcacccgacggccaacctattgaacccctccggacaaagagcgcatttgttgctcagtgcggtgttctggttagggacaagatcccgataagcatccagcaatggtttaagccggctacagaagaccctgaggtctcttacgtcaatgatatgcagaaaaatgatctttggactgagctgaagtcaaatttcaccctaccgcctgaggataatccagagaacccagttaaagagaaattaatcaagtcttttgctctgaagaggatggcagaactattcaggaggtggaagaaagagctgaataagtttgtcgaaaataatgagacaccagaattcaagggcagatatgagaatatcagagatcactggcccgcatttgtggcccacaagacatcggaaaagagtaagaagatgtcggcgacaaacaagcaaaatgctgcgaagaagaagcttcaccatcgcacggggtcaggtggctacctcgtagcccggcctaagtggtccaagactgagaatgatctggttcataaagggatcgaaccagagacaattaactggccagaccgtttccggacttggttcttcggggctggcggaacactggaccctgtaacagggaagtgcatttggacgaacgatcaaatggacataccagtcagtaagcttaagcagtatatcgaagaaGCGCatgaagggacgttctttccagacagagagaacgacgagctcacaatggccctcgggaatcctgagcaccctggacggacacgaggcacgccaggctccattccgtggaaggttgggtttccggacgcaggcggttacaaaccccatgagaggaggaaaaaagtgcagcagacccaaatgcaggcgctgaaagcaagggtagacgcgatagaggaacgagaagcaaatcgcagcaaacgtactgccgaagcctcccccgaagctaccccgccatctcagcgcagaagcagcgtggcttccaccgagctgcttcagccggagcatgccttgacggctccttccagctatcccgtggatgctataacggagtctcaaaattgccaccttatgacgcaatggatgaatttgaaggtcaaggcggctgttggctctgtttttcctactgaacccggcgcaacttttcactgccggccgattccagaaggatatgctagggtgatggtggatgagataacggagggatttgaggacctccagcttgaccaccctaccggtgaaggggagactcggctggggtctgctctgaagactccatgcctatggcggaaggagctcatcaaccttccgaactggacgccaccgcctcgtcctcctcctccggcgagtcagggcactccgcctccaccgcctcctcctccggcgagtgacgatcagggccctcggccggctccttctccggcgcgtggcggcactccgcctccttctccgcctgcgccgacgcgcccgagcagccagcctcctccttctccgcctcgtcaacaagggcggaagagacctgccgccgctccggcgcgtcgtagtccttctcctccgcctcttaagcaagtaaagaagacaaccgctacgtctgTTCGGTcagcgtctagcagtacaaccagaggcgggaggacatacagattcggtccttctctgaagactccagagaagttaccatacgagaggacccaggaggagaacgccgagatcgcacgagaagaagtgaagaaattcttttgaaggggtgaaagcaaagaaacatccacctccggaggagaaggtagatcgggtgaaagtgaagcgcactctggctgccctgacaaaaccaccgaagtctgatccgccgaaaggaaactatgaccgcattattggaaaggaatttgccgaagcggagcggtcgggaagtactgtcagtgatcaaaggctgaaagaacgacgagctgggaaacaaattgcccagctcggcgaacaagcgaagcaatcgtgccccccgctcaaggtgcctagccacaacgtcgataatgatctgaggatggtgcccggttatagcaatcttgcagattacctgcccgacgaagtacattatgaacccatggagatgcagatacaaagatacgagtacgggaagcctctcgtcaaagatgaaagatctctatcaacgatgatgcgaagattgcatgattggtacttgaaaatctgcagagactctgggggaggagtactttgtatgtgaaagttaaaaatgagcatgacctcgttggaattgatctgttgcctgttccatttgaggagttctattagtttttcaatcaattggccctcgataaaacaacggtcgcctgctactgtctgtaagtagtactacttctgtcattaagtttctctatatagcttagctctttcattgcatgtatttataatcatcctcactatattatgcagattgaagatcatcgaattgaagaaaagacaagtcggtgatattgggttcattaacacatatctctagatgcaactcaggttaaatttcatgccacagaaaccgaggccagcatgcttgaatcgttgataataaatcaaaacaaagatataatactctttccttacaacttcaagtgagtgttactgtcttgtgcgtattcggtttcccttatatattagtcaaggttatagtaatgtaattgatgagttatgcatgcgtgtgcagtttccactatattctcctacatattaagcttgagcagggactagtaaccgtcttagactcaagacgaaaagatcccaaggactatgcagacatgactcaaatactcgagaagtaagttaaatcgatcattatccaccatattagcaactttgttcattttctgatatatcaagtaattgttttctttgtccggcagggtttggagaaaattcaccagaaaagctccgggacagccgaaggagctgcaatttagacacccgaaagtaagtactagctatagtaacattttaagcgcatctactagtcattcaagcgctagtttcatcaataccatttggcattcttgcttatcagtttgattaacctctatttcttgtaaagtggttgtggcaggaacaagggaatgatttctgtggatactatgtttgcgagtccatccgccacacgacctgtgagcggggctacactgacgaacaatatgaagtacgtaaataacaacattcacaattttattttattaccatcatttgtgttgagtttcattcattcatatatatatatgtattgacccccttctttaaattagatgtttcggaagcgggatgaactcctagcaccagctcgcatgcgaggaattcaagaggaattggcggcattctttcttgaccaagtGATCCCTGAAGACAGAGAATtttatgtggaccctgagtccgtatgattatatttgtaagagataattattgtatatatgtagccggtagtgtcagatagatatacgagaacttgttgttcgaccaatctctcggagaaggagaggtggtcgatatcacttctctctgtatatatgcatatatgttcatgacgatcttctgtttccttcgtttgcttactagctagctagcgtgtctagtcctctctatatacgtatgtatagtacgtagcgtcgaccaagcacggacataacagatgacacttctctctattaattataactagctaacacaatatatgaaacacctaaattaaccccccaaaacccccaacccccaaccccctttcaaaaaaaaacaaaaaccccagccacagaagtgctgacgcgtggatgcctattggtcccggttggtgccaccaaccgggaccaaagggtctcctgactgggctctgcgcactgcccacgtggagggcctttagtcccggttctggattgaaccgggactaaaggggggaggtattagtaccgacactttagtcccggttccggaaccgggactaaaggcccttacgaaccgggactataggccctttttctaccagtgctagttgcaggtgaagattggaggccgttccttgttggaacatcttttatttacttgttgggatatcattatattgctatgttatcttaatgcatctatatacttggtaaagggtggaaggctcggcctctcgcctagtgttttgttccactcttgccgccctagtttccgtcatatcggtgttatgttcccggattgttgcgttccttacgcggttgggttataatgggaaccccttgatatttcgccttgattaaagcttttccagcaatgcccaacattggtcttaccattcgccacctagccttttctttcccttgggttctgcagactcaagggtcatcttattttaacccccctgggccagtgctcctctgagtgttggtcccaccgagcgatgtccgaggctaccaggggcaactctgggctggcttacccgacgtctggctcatctgagtgtgccctgagaaagagatatgtgcagctcctatcgggatttgtcggcacattcgggcggtgttgctggtcttgttttaacctgtcgaagtgtcttgagttaccgagataccgagtttgatcggaacgtcttgggaggaggtctattccttcgttgaccgtgagagcttgtcatgggctaagttgggactcccctgtagggattgaactttcgaaagccgtgcccgcggttatgggcagatgggaatttgttaatgtccggttgtagataacttgaaccttaattaattaaaaatgaatcaaccgagtgtgttaccgtgatggcctcttctcggcggagtccgggaagtggacacggtgttggagtaatgtttgcgcaggttgctctctagtttctcgctcgcgctttgcctcctcttctcgctctcttttgcgaataagttagccaccatacttgctagtcgcttgctgcagctccactcatattttaccttgccttacctataagcttaaatagtcttgatcgcgagggtgcgagattgctgagtccctgtggctcacagattactattacaccagatgcagggcctgatgattccgctccaggtgacgcgtatgagctcaagtgggagttcgacgaagactctcaacgatactatgtttcctttcccgatgatcagtagtggtgcccagttgggggtgattgggaccgttgtcgcatgttgggttctgttttattttggcgccgtagtcgggccttgagtgtatggttgatgtaatgttatttatgttcttgattgacgtggcgagtgtaagccaactatgttctcccctttattattcatattacacgggatgttgtgaagattgcctaacttgcgacatatgccttcaatgcgattatgtctctaagtcgtgcctcgacacgtgggagctatagtcgcatcgagggtgttacagctaACAAACTGCATCTCGATGTGTGCTCACTTGTTGACATGTGCAACAATGCAAATAAGAAGAATTAAATTTTCATCATTTCTCAAAATTCAGCAGGGAGAAGTGGATCATAATTCATAACTACTATAGAATACTATTTGACCGGATATATAATATACTcaactccctccgtcccataatataaaagCATTTTTGACAACATATAGTACTTGCTTGTATCCTGCCTCTGCTATGTACGTACAATGGATTGCTGTGAAAAAAGATGTACAATTAAGCCTACTCATCTAGCCATGCATCCATCTTATTCTTACTTACTGTTTCAGTATGCCAACAGGGACAGCAGGGGGTATTGTACTCGTACTCGTATCTGAATTGGTGTTGGTGTTGGTCACCCCACCATCTGAAGCGAAAACGCCTGCAAACCTCAGTGGCTGCTGCATCTGGACCCGGGAGCTACTGCTGGCATCTTCTTCTTGGTCGTCGCCGTCTCCGGGTCGGCGGCGAGACACCATCCTGTGGTGCACAATGTCGTAGGCGTCGGCGGTCCTGACCTCCTGAGCAAGCGAGCAGGGGCAGCAGAAGAGCCACTGGAAGCAGTCCGTCACGTCTGGCCTGCCGCAACAGAGCCCACTGCCGGGGAGCCCGAACCTCCGGCGCATCTGGATCCTCCAGAACCCGCCGTAGAGAAGCCCCAGGACGCAGAGCAGGGTGCCGCCGAGGCTGAGCGCCAGCCTGGCCGCCTCGTTGTCGATGTTGATGGCCGCCAGGGTGAAGATGAAGAAGGGCGCCAGGCAGAGGAGGATGAAGGTCGCCGCGTGCACGTACGCGTTGCCAAACCCGAGACGCCCGGCATTCCACCCGAACACGCAGCAGCTGCAGAAGAGCGACAGGTACGCCAGCGAGATGTCCTCCCACAGGTCCGCCACCAGCCCGCCGGACCACTCCGGCGATAACATACCATCTTCTTCCGCGCCGACGGCGACGACAACAGCGGCCGTTTCTAGTCCTTGTCGCTGCGGCGGAGAGGGGGAGAAGGAGTACCTCCTCTCGACGGTCTTGTGCTGGAGCCGCTGCCGCGAGCCCGAAGAAGAAGACTCCTGCTCCTCGTCGTCGGCGGCCTGGACCTCGTAGTCTTTGCCCAGGGGGCTGAGGTTGTTGTACATGCTGGCGACGGCGGGCGCGCAGATGGCGACTGACACGGTGAGGCCGACGCCCACGGGAGGCCGGCGGGTCCTGGAGAGCCCAAGGTTGAGGCCGCAGAGCGCGTACTGCGCCAAGCAGTTGAGGTGGAGCAGCAGGATCACAACCATCATGTGCCTCCTCTCGTTGGGCTTCACGGTGCCGCCCTTGCAGTAGACCTCCCGGAGCGCGGCCATGTCGCCGGCCCGCCACCGGCACAGCAGCGCCAGGTGGTAGAACCTTCTGGGATGGTTGTAGAGGCACATGAGGGTGAACAATGCATTCAATATCTGGTTGTTGACCTCGAACCACGTGTCCTTGTGCGACTTGGTCCGCAGGACGGCGTTGAGCATCCCGGTCATCACCATGAAGAGGATGGCGCCAGAGACGCCGACGGCGACGATCCACACGAAGAGGGCCATGTTCATGGGGTTCTTGATCCACTCCTTGGACTTATCCCACAGTGGTCCCCACTTGATCTTCCTCACGAACGGCACCGCTGCCGCCAAGCGTCGCCTTGTTCTGGACTGTCTTCTTCGTGGTGGGCGGGAAGAGTGTtcatgctgctgctgctgctgcgaagaagaagaagaagaagaagaaggagaagaaggggaGCCATTGTTGGTGTTGTAGTGTCTTTGGTCAGCAGCAGCGCCGAGCATGTGGTCCGTGGAGTAGCAGGGCGGCGAGCTTGGTGTTTGCAGGTGGTGCTGAAAGGAGTAATCCTCCTGGCCATTGGTCTTGTCACCCAGGACTTGTCTTTGAGTTTGTTGGGGTGAGTCGATGAAATAGATGGCTATGTGATGATCATTTTTTGCATCTGTGTTTGCAGGCTCCTCTTGGTGCATTATGTCAGCAGCAGGCCTCTTGTGAGTGCCACCACCTGCAACCATGTTTCGACAGACGGACGGGCAGACTTGGAGGATATATATGAAATAACAGGTGCCGTATGATGCTCTGTTTGCAGTATCGCAACTGAAGATAACTTTTTTCACCCTCTGATTGAACCAGTAAGTATAAT from Triticum urartu cultivar G1812 chromosome 3, Tu2.1, whole genome shotgun sequence encodes:
- the LOC125546424 gene encoding uncharacterized protein LOC125546424, whose amino-acid sequence is MVAGGGTHKRPAADIMHQEEPANTDAKNDHHIAIYFIDSPQQTQRQVLGDKTNGQEDYSFQHHLQTPSSPPCYSTDHMLGAAADQRHYNTNNGSPSSPSSSSSSSSQQQQQHEHSSRPPRRRQSRTRRRLAAAVPFVRKIKWGPLWDKSKEWIKNPMNMALFVWIVAVGVSGAILFMVMTGMLNAVLRTKSHKDTWFEVNNQILNALFTLMCLYNHPRRFYHLALLCRWRAGDMAALREVYCKGGTVKPNERRHMMVVILLLHLNCLAQYALCGLNLGLSRTRRPPVGVGLTVSVAICAPAVASMYNNLSPLGKDYEVQAADDEEQESSSSGSRQRLQHKTVERRYSFSPSPPQRQGLETAAVVVAVGAEEDGMLSPEWSGGLVADLWEDISLAYLSLFCSCCVFGWNAGRLGFGNAYVHAATFILLCLAPFFIFTLAAINIDNEAARLALSLGGTLLCVLGLLYGGFWRIQMRRRFGLPGSGLCCGRPDVTDCFQWLFCCPCSLAQEVRTADAYDIVHHRMVSRRRPGDGDDQEEDASSSSRVQMQQPLRFAGVFASDGGVTNTNTNSDTSTSTIPPAVPVGILKQ